A stretch of the Archangium violaceum genome encodes the following:
- a CDS encoding carboxypeptidase regulatory-like domain-containing protein — MERCLELDSCESRTLDITLPHGVLVRGRVVDEAGHPVDGVRVALSRPPPGGGEDAPVFVSTVSDAEGTFSLDAPEPGDYTAHLSHPDFLVTEGPVSAPVEGARLVLRSGTHVEVEVVDESGRPVAEAEVSVRVAGAEDSHEEKTGTTDERGKVTLKGFEPGKYVVTAQLPLEGHLRRVRRSVESRGAELLRVRLSFEAGLELSGVVVDGEGLPVEGARVELAPVPLRDSREGHDTREESVPESLADAWDSESVRPLLTDARGRFTMKHLRPGYYQVTVLKEGYVLRAPTAQGEMDSTPSVIVSAGAREVRLVLDFLGMVKGRVVRADGSPVTRFRLNDLPVEDEQGVFRWPIEEDGELVLTFAAQDLAGTERKERVRRGEAVDLGDIVLRLGREVRVRVVDAESARPVRGALLDLRTPEQGGAASTRSLLFRETAISRYSGRFRMSTRLILTNEEGVGVLPHVESQPLLLIARHDDFLETRVPLGAEQREVVVPLNAGARVVGTVRAGTVAVDSGTVLLCSPDGGPSVLAVIHEGAYSSGPLRAGRYTLQVAVGNVSSDEPPPVFLPRSVEVPASGKVTLDFEAAPRGTAVEPQATCR; from the coding sequence ATGGAGCGCTGCCTGGAGCTCGACTCCTGCGAGTCGCGGACGCTCGACATCACGTTGCCGCACGGCGTGCTCGTGCGTGGCAGGGTGGTGGACGAGGCCGGACACCCCGTGGACGGGGTTCGAGTGGCGCTGAGCCGTCCTCCTCCAGGGGGAGGGGAGGATGCGCCTGTCTTCGTCTCCACCGTGTCCGACGCGGAGGGGACGTTCAGCCTGGATGCGCCGGAGCCCGGGGACTACACCGCTCACCTGTCGCACCCGGACTTCCTCGTCACCGAGGGGCCCGTGTCGGCTCCGGTGGAGGGGGCTCGGCTGGTGCTGCGCTCCGGCACGCACGTGGAGGTCGAGGTGGTGGACGAGTCCGGACGGCCCGTCGCCGAGGCCGAGGTGTCCGTCCGCGTCGCGGGCGCCGAGGATTCCCATGAGGAGAAGACGGGCACCACGGACGAGCGCGGCAAGGTGACGCTGAAGGGCTTCGAGCCCGGGAAGTACGTGGTGACGGCCCAGCTCCCCTTGGAGGGGCATCTGCGCAGGGTGCGTCGGAGCGTGGAGTCCCGCGGCGCGGAGTTGCTACGGGTGCGTCTGTCTTTCGAGGCGGGCCTGGAGCTCTCGGGGGTGGTGGTGGATGGCGAGGGCCTGCCGGTGGAGGGCGCGCGGGTCGAACTGGCGCCCGTTCCCCTGAGGGACTCGCGTGAGGGGCATGACACACGGGAGGAGTCCGTTCCCGAGTCCCTGGCGGATGCGTGGGACTCCGAGTCGGTGCGTCCGCTCCTGACGGATGCGCGGGGGCGGTTCACCATGAAGCATCTGAGGCCGGGCTACTACCAGGTGACGGTGCTGAAGGAGGGGTATGTCCTCCGAGCGCCGACGGCGCAGGGGGAGATGGACTCCACGCCGAGCGTCATCGTGTCCGCCGGGGCGCGCGAGGTCCGCCTGGTGCTCGACTTCCTGGGTATGGTGAAGGGGAGGGTGGTCCGTGCGGATGGCTCGCCGGTGACCCGCTTCCGGCTCAATGACCTTCCCGTGGAGGACGAGCAGGGCGTGTTCCGTTGGCCCATCGAAGAGGATGGAGAGCTGGTGCTGACCTTCGCCGCGCAGGACCTGGCGGGCACGGAGCGGAAGGAGCGTGTGCGGCGGGGCGAGGCCGTGGACCTGGGCGACATCGTGCTGCGGCTCGGGCGCGAGGTGCGCGTGCGGGTGGTGGACGCGGAGAGCGCCAGGCCGGTGCGCGGCGCCCTCCTGGACCTGCGGACGCCCGAGCAGGGGGGCGCGGCTTCGACGCGCTCGTTGCTCTTCCGGGAGACGGCGATCTCTCGGTACAGCGGTCGGTTCCGCATGTCGACGCGCCTCATCCTGACGAACGAGGAGGGCGTGGGGGTGCTCCCCCATGTGGAGTCGCAACCGCTGCTGCTGATCGCGCGCCATGATGATTTCCTGGAGACGCGTGTGCCGCTCGGAGCGGAGCAGCGGGAGGTGGTGGTGCCGCTGAACGCGGGGGCCAGGGTGGTGGGCACCGTGCGGGCCGGGACGGTCGCTGTCGACAGCGGCACGGTGCTGTTGTGTTCGCCGGACGGAGGGCCCTCCGTGCTCGCCGTCATCCACGAGGGAGCGTATTCGTCCGGGCCCTTGAGGGCGGGGCGCTACACCCTCCAGGTGGCGGTGGGGAACGTTTCCTCCGACGAGCCGCCCCCCGTCTTCCTCCCCCGTTCCGTGGAGGTGCCCGCGAGCGGGAAGGTGACGCTGGACTTCGAGGCCGCGCCGCGCGGGACCGCCGTGGAGCCCCAGGCGACATGCCGCTGA
- a CDS encoding lanthionine synthetase LanC family protein translates to MVPIGGEQFPGDGAWRPLLEGQARQSATTLLRSLAEALRSPSSHPTPSLGSGSAGAALCLAYVGTAIGEEPLVDDAVTLLSSAIEQAGARQMSPAFAEGLAGVGWAIEHLRKELGWGDGDDPNEMLDDVLLRHVSRDAWLQPWGHLEGLTGVGAYFLERLPSPRARAGLERIVLHLLEGAWSTQGLGRTWWTMRQLLPEPLRSRHRFGHYDLGVAHGVPGILGFLGQVSAAGIARPESQGVASKAMEWLWSRRTSEEPSRFPAYDGSEVPHPPAPEGWEHGAIGLGSALLVTADALGDTGRASSLLSWLRATALANTEISGDDVGLRRGAAGLGHLYNRLHQRTGEAVFAERARAWLLHAMERAARQTRLGLLDGAAGTALALLAATSSQAPAWDRLLLLSTRGSP, encoded by the coding sequence ATGGTCCCCATCGGCGGTGAGCAGTTTCCGGGTGACGGAGCGTGGCGCCCCCTCCTGGAGGGACAGGCGCGCCAGTCCGCCACCACCCTCCTCCGCTCCCTGGCGGAGGCCCTGCGTTCCCCTTCGAGTCATCCGACTCCCTCGCTCGGCAGTGGCTCCGCGGGGGCCGCCCTGTGTCTGGCCTACGTGGGCACCGCGATCGGTGAGGAGCCGCTCGTCGACGACGCCGTCACCCTGCTGTCCTCGGCCATCGAGCAGGCGGGCGCGCGCCAGATGTCCCCGGCTTTCGCCGAGGGCCTCGCCGGCGTGGGGTGGGCCATCGAGCACCTGCGGAAGGAGCTCGGGTGGGGCGACGGGGATGATCCCAACGAGATGCTCGATGACGTGCTCCTGCGGCATGTCTCCCGGGACGCGTGGCTCCAGCCCTGGGGACACCTCGAGGGACTGACGGGGGTGGGCGCCTACTTCCTGGAGCGGCTTCCCTCGCCCCGGGCTCGCGCGGGCCTGGAGCGGATCGTCCTGCACCTGCTCGAGGGGGCCTGGTCCACCCAGGGCCTCGGCCGCACCTGGTGGACGATGCGGCAGCTCCTGCCCGAGCCCCTGCGCTCCCGGCATCGGTTCGGCCACTATGACCTGGGCGTCGCTCACGGCGTCCCCGGCATCCTCGGCTTCCTGGGCCAGGTGTCCGCCGCGGGCATCGCCCGGCCGGAGAGCCAGGGGGTGGCTTCCAAGGCCATGGAGTGGCTCTGGTCGAGGCGCACGTCCGAGGAGCCGTCCCGCTTCCCCGCGTATGACGGCTCGGAGGTGCCCCACCCTCCCGCTCCCGAGGGCTGGGAGCATGGCGCCATCGGCCTGGGGAGCGCGCTGCTCGTCACCGCGGACGCGCTCGGGGATACGGGGCGGGCCTCCTCGCTGCTGTCCTGGCTCCGCGCCACGGCGCTCGCGAATACGGAGATCTCGGGCGACGACGTCGGGCTGCGCCGCGGCGCCGCGGGGCTGGGCCACCTCTACAACCGGCTCCACCAGCGGACCGGAGAGGCGGTCTTCGCCGAACGGGCCCGCGCGTGGCTGCTGCACGCGATGGAGCGGGCCGCACGGCAGACGCGGCTGGGGCTGCTCGATGGGGCAGCCGGAACGGCGCTGGCGCTCCTGGCGGCCACCTCGTCCCAGGCGCCGGCCTGGGATCGCCTGTTGTTGCTCTCCACTCGAGGCTCACCATGA